The following coding sequences lie in one Aspergillus puulaauensis MK2 DNA, chromosome 3, nearly complete sequence genomic window:
- a CDS encoding putative histone-lysine N-methyltransferase (Ash1) (COG:K;~EggNog:ENOG410PHWP;~InterPro:IPR006560,IPR001214,IPR003616;~PFAM:PF17907,PF00856;~go_component: GO:0005634 - nucleus [Evidence IEA];~go_function: GO:0005515 - protein binding [Evidence IEA];~go_function: GO:0018024 - histone-lysine N-methyltransferase activity [Evidence IEA]) encodes MDTRLGLSGASPATPATISDLVKHSHEPHGHAMAFEYTEQLLTPENSRSETSSNNENASNEEKPTLRRRSTRVTRASLRGATELDVNTETDSHEVSLSVATTEHTSLNDTLDNGAAERGKNSHSSHLRHSIAIMESALHSETSPAQDPMDIDDHPMAPDTPVSKSSNGSQTEDVSVALPPRTLRKRVEQALARDKGSRSENASGSTNADNKTPMRRSSRLSLLEKVSDLAGRASSVLGKRSNSTREKGKESDRRSSLRPRQLATSKEEPTPKEEPPTKKRHVSDNELLAKGKPEPETTKEEPTSPEVINRFKEKRWLSHGLYSGQEYTNSRPSQKRTEKARRKSHNQTPANHQRRFLPLPMFAGERLLQTGRDFELPFDIYSPLPPGQPKPNEWRKTNKNVFVGEAGSIWRANKEEELSKCTCTPESGCDQFCQNRYMFYECDNNICGLGPDCGNRNFEEIKQRAKAGGKYNVGVEVIKTANRGYGVRSNRTFEPNQIIVEYTGEIITQEECEKRMRTIYKKNECYYLMYFDQNMIIDATRGSIARFVNHGCEPNCRMEKWTVAGKPRMALFAGDRGVMTGEELTYDYNFDPYSQKNVQQCRCGSLHCRGILGPRKREKEQREELKAAKMKEIADAKKANAAKRRKENALNKSRSRTTKKRGPLAPSSIKSGVKKAVSRARATATKATVSRKKPANAAKKSTNASPKKASTNSKRGATVKLPTIKASRAKAKTTVRVKKSAQTAKPKIEKASAPPSKSRKRTTETKTKTAAGAKSPPALKQPKPKKDVLKDIRATVNRGTATHSPRAKPPARTYGRSARTKTN; translated from the exons ATGGATACTCGATTAGGATTGTCCGGCGCGTCTCCCGCAACTCCCGCAACAATCTCAGACCTCGTGAAGCACTCCCACGAACCCCACGGCCACGCAATGGCCTTTGAATATACCGAGCAACTTCTTACCCCTGAGAACAGCCGGTCCGAAACTTCAAGCAACAATGAAAACGCGTCAAACGAGGAAAAACCGACCCTACGTCGACGATCTACACGTGTGACGCGCGCCTCGTTGCGGGGAGCGACAGAACTCGATGTTAACACAGAGACAGATAGCCATGAAGTATCATTGTCTGTAGCGACCACGGAACACACCAGTTTGAATGATACTCTCGACAATGGCGCCGCGGAGCGGGGGAAgaactcccactcctcccatCTCCGCCACAGTATTGCGATCATGGAATCAGCTTTGCATAGCGAAACGAGTCCCGCGCAAGACCCAATGGATATTGATGACCATCCAATGGCCCCTGACACTCCTGTTTCCAAGTCGTCCAATGGGTCGCAAACCGAAGACGTGTCCGTCGCCTTGCCGCCCCGAACTCTGCGCAAGCGCGTGGAGCAAGCATTGGCTCGAGACAAAGGCAGCAGATCAGAGAATGCCTCTGGGTCTACAAATGCGGATAACAAAACCCCAATGAGGCGCTCATCTCGTCTGAGTCTGCTAGAAAAGGTGTCCGATCTTGCTGGCCGTGCCAGTAGTGTTCTGGGCAAACGTTCAAACAGCACGAgggagaaaggaaaggaatcAGACAGGCGATCTAGTCTTCGACCCCGGCAACTTGCTACGTCCAAGGAAGAACCAACCCCCAAAGAAGAACCACCGACAAAGAAACGACATGTTTCTGATAATGAACTTCTAGCCAAGGGTAAACCAGAACCGGAAACAACCAAGGAGGAGCCTACATCCCCAGAAGTTATCAATAGATTTAAAGAGAAGCGTTGGCTGAGCCATGGGCTTTATTCTGGACAAGAATATACGAACTCGCGACCAAGCCAAAAGAGAACCGAAAAggcaaggaggaaaagcCACAACCAAACCCCAGCAAACCACCAGAGGAGGTTTCTACCACTGCCGATGTTCGCCGGAGAGAGATTGCTTCAGACTGGACGAGATTTTGAACTTCCTTTCGATATCTActcccctcttcctccaggccAGCCGAAGCCTAACGAGTGGAGGAAAACCAATAAAA ATGTCTttgttggagaagctggcagTATATGGCGAGCAAATAAAGAGGAGGAGTTATCGAAATGTACCTGCACACCAGAGAGCGGTTGCGACCAGTTTTGTCAGAACCGTTACATGTTTTACGAATGTGACAACAACATATGTGGTCTAGGGCCTGACTGTGGTAACCGAAACTTTGAAGAAATCAAACAGCGCGCGAAGGCTGGGGGGAAGTATAACGTGGGTGTAGAGGTGATCAAGACCGCAAATCGTGGGTATGGCGTCCGCAGTAACCGCACTTTCGAACCGAATCAGATTATCGTGGAGTACACCGGCGAAATCATCACCCAAGAGGAATGTGAGAAACGCATGCGGACTATATACAAGAAAAACGAA TGTTATTACCTTATGTATTTTGACCAGAACATGATCATTGATGCTACCCGTGGTTCTATCGCTCGCTTCGTGAACCATGGCTGTGAGCCCAATTGTCGTATGGAAAAGTGGACTGTGGCCGGAAAGCCGCGCATGGCACTCTTCGCTGGTGATCGGGGGGTTATGACCGGAGAGGAATTGACATATGATTACAATTTCGA CCCGTATTCGCAGAAGAACGTTCAACAATGCCGATGCGGCTCCTTACACTGCCGCGGTATCCTAGGCCCTcgaaaaagagagaaggagCAGCGAGAAGAATTGAAAGCTGCCAAGATGAAGGAAATTGCGGacgcgaagaaggcgaatgCAGCAAAACGGAGAAAAGAGAATGCTCTTAATAAATCTCGCTCGCGCACTACCAAGAAGCGAGGGCCTTTAGCTCCATCATCTATCAAGTCTGGTGTCAAGAAAGCTGTTTCAAGGGCGCGCGCCACTGCCACAAAGGCTACCGTGTCTCGGAAAAAGCCAGCGAACGCGGCCAAGAAGTCGACAAATGCGTCTCCAAAGAAGGCATCAACGAATTCGAAGCGTGGCGCAACCGTCAAGTTGCCTACGATTAAAGCAAGTCGGGCGAAAGCTAAGACAACGGTGCGGGTTAAAAAGTCTGCCCAAACTGCAAAGCCCAAGATCGAGAAGGCCTCTGCGCCGCCATCTAAGTCACGCAAGCGTACCACGGAAACCAAGACCAAAACCGCTGCTGGAGCGAAGAGCCCACCTGCTCTCAAACAACCGAAGCCAAAGAAGGATGTTTTGAAAGATATTCGCGCAACAGTCAACAGGGGAACTGCTACACACTCCCCGAGGGCAAAGCCCCCAGCCCGCACGTACGGCCGCTCCGCTAGGACAAAGACAAATTGA